GACGCGTTGCTGGTAGGGCTGGTCGTCGATCAGGCGGTCCATCTGGATGATGATCTGCTTGAGCCACTCGCCGCCCATCGGGTCCTCGGCGAGGCCGACCGCGATGTAGGTGGCGCCGTCGCGGCGCTCGATCAGGGCGCCGTCGGCGTGCGCCTCGCCCCAGGTGCCGGCCTTGCGGTAGACGAGCGCGTCGGGCCGGATCGCGCGGATGCCGCGCAGGAACTTGTGGTCGCTCGCCGAGTGGCGGAGGATGGTCTTCATCTCCTCGCTGGCCTGCGGGCTCACGAGGCGGCCGGTCTGGAGCAGGTAGTAGAAGCGTGCCACCTGCATCGCGGTCGCGGCGTGCGAGAGGTTGTACATCGGGTCGCGGCGCCAGGCGCCGACCGCCGCGTAGTCCTTGCCCGCCCACAGCCCGCCGTTGTGGAACGGGTCGTAGAGGCGGTAGCGCGGCGAGAGCATGACGCGCGCGATGTAGTCCTTGCCGACCTTGTGCATGAGCGTCGTCGAGTCCGCGTTCGACGAGCGCCGGATCATGCGCAGCATCTCGACGTAGGTCTCGTCGTCGATCTGGAGCCGGCCCTCGGCGGCCTTCTGGTAGATCGCGAGCATCACGCAGATCTTCGGGAGGCTCGCCGCGTAGAGCATGGTGTCGCCGTTGATGGAGGCGACCCGCGGCTGGCGCACGTCGGTGATGTCGACGAGCGCCACGCCGAGCTTGTGCTGGTCGATCGCCCACTGCAGGCCGAGCTGGCGGAGCGCGTCGGCGAGGCCGTCCTCGAGGACGGGGTCGAGGTAGCTCCAGAGCGGCGCGGGGTCCCAGCGCCCGGGCTTGGGCTGGAAGAGGTCGCCCGGGGCCGGCTGGGTGAGGTCGGAGAGGAGCGCCGCGGTGCCGAGCCCCCCGTCGACGGCGGGCGTGGCGGGCGCCGGCGGCGCGGGCAGGACGGGAGCCGCTGCGGCCGGCGCGGGGGCGGGAAGAGCCGCGGCCGGCTTCGGGTGGAGCCGCACCGACCTGCGCATGCCCTGCGCGTGGGCCGTGCCCGTACCCGCCGCGAGCAGGAGCGCCGTCGCCAGCAGGGCCGTGGCGGCCCGGATCCGGCAGCGCGGCGCCTCGTGCATCGGTCCCTGCACCCCCATCGCTTCCCCCCTGGGTTCCTGGAACGCCCGCGGCACGGCCCGCCTTCAGCCGGCGGGCGCCGTCCGGGGCTCCATCTCGACGTCTCTCCGATCGGGCGCGCCTCGGGGGTCGGCATCGCCGCTCAGCTTCGAATGCTCCCGCACGATCCACACCGCGAGCCCCAGCCAGGCCAGGCACAGAGCGATGTTGACGGCGAAGTAGGATCGGTCGGGGGCCGAGAATACCTGACTGCCGAGGAGGACGGTAAGGGCCGCCAACCCATCGCCAGCCCTCATGAAAAACGTGTCGATCGTGGGCTTGGCCTTGAACGTGACCTCCTGGGACATCGGCAGCCACAGGACGTGCCGCGCGGTGTTGTGGATCGAGTAGTCGGTCGCGTTCTCCACGATCTTCATGCTCTTGATCACCCAGAGCAGCGGCAGGACCCACATCGCCGCGTACGAGGTGAGTGCCACCACCGGGAGGATCAGGAACAGCGCGCCGAACCCCCCGTAGCGGAGCAGCCGGGATGCGAAGAAGGCCTGTAGCACCAGGGCCAATGCGTTGATCCAGAAGAAGAAGTTCCCGTAGAAGGCGGTCGTGACCGAGTGCTCGAAGGCGCGCAGGGCGGCCTCGCCGGTGACCCCGGCCGCCGCCGCCTGGGCCGCGACCACGTCCCCGACCGCCCCGAAGAGGATGCTCTCCCCGAGGGTCTTCACCCCGTTCAGCAGGAGCGTGGTGACGGCCACGGCCAGCAGGAAGCGGTTGCCGAGCACCATCGGAAGCGCCGCCCGCCCCTCGAGCACCTGGCCCTCGGGCCGCGCGCCCTGCCGCTTGCCGACCCCGCCCATCGCGCGGTCCACCCGCCGCGTGAGCCCAAGCGCGATCGCGAGCAGCGGGATCGCCGCGAGCAGGAGGAAGCGCGCGTCGAGCAGCTTCCAGGCCACGAGCTGGCCCTCGAGCCAGGCGCCGGTCATGGCGCCGCTCGTGGCCCCGATCGCGATCATCGGCAGCAGCCGCTTGCCCTGCTCCTGGGGATAGAGGTCCGCCGCGAAGGCCCAGAACTGCGCGACCACGAAGGCCCCGAACATCCCGACCCAGACGTAGTAGGCGAAGCCGAGGCCCCGGACGTGGCCGATCAGGAAGTCGGGCTGCACGAGCCAGAAGACCACGATGTTCGCCATGCAGAAGAGCGTCGCGCGCGTGATCAGCACGCGGCGCGGCCAGCGCTCGACGAGCTGCCCGTACCAGGACGCGAAGCCCGCGAGCAGCACCGTCTGGCCGAAGGCCGTGTAGGCCTTGAGCTCGGTCTTGGAGAGGTCGCCGACGTCCGAGATCGCGAGCCAGCCCTCGCGTAGCGGCTTCAGCAGGTAGTAGGCGCAGAGCAGCAGGAACACGTTCGCGAACATCAGCAGCGCGATGCGGCCTTCGCCGGCGCGCACGTCGGTGAAGACGCGCAGGCAGCGCTCGACCGGCGTCAGCGGGGCGGGCGCAGCAGGCGGCGGGTGCGACAACGAAACGGCTCCTCGCAGCGGATTCGGATCCTCGGAGGCGACTCGACGGAGGACGGCTCGACGGGCGGGGGGCTCGCTGGGGTCGCGCCCGGCCGAGCATAGCGGCGGCTTCCGGGCCGGTCTTGAGGCGCCCGGGGCGGTCTCGGGGCTTCCGGGGCCACGGCGGCGCTCAGCCGCGCAGCGCCCGCAGCCGGCTCGCGATCACCACGAGGGCGCTCGGGGAGGGGTGCGCGCCCGCCTCCTGCTGGAGCTCGCGCACCTGCCCGAGGAGCGCCTCGTGGCGGGCCAGGAAGGTGTCGGCGGCGGCGGCAGGGTCGGCGGGCCCGGCCCGCAGCACCGCCTCCGCGAGCGCGCGCTGGAGGTCGAGGAGCTCCCAGCGCAGGTCGGCGAGCGCCAGCCGGTCCCAGGGATCGCCCGGATCGATCGCGCGCAGGCGCTGGTGGAGCCAGAGGATCCCCGCGCCCTCGCCGATCCGGGCCAGCGCGCGGCCGGCGTCGAGCGGCGCTGTGCCGGTTCGCTCGGCGACGCTCAGGACGTTGAGCCCGCGGTCGGCGAAGGCGGCCGAGGCGACGGCGCCCGCGAGCTCCGGCGGGAGGCCGTCGGCCGCGAGCGCGTCGCGCCGGGCGGCCGCCTCGGCAAGCTCGGCCGGTGTGAGCAGCCGCTCCGCCTCGGCCTGGAGCCCCGCGAGGCCCGCCCGCAGCCGCTCGACCCGCGCGGGGTCGAGCGCGAGCACGCCGCTGCGCGCGAGGTAGCGAGCGGTCGCGCGCACGCCGCGGTCGAGCTCGAGGAGCGCACCATACACCGTTACGCGTGGGGTGGGGCGCCCGAGCGCGAGCAGCGCCGCGCGCCGCACCGGCGCCTCGAGCACGTCCTCGGCGAGCAGGGCGGCCGCGGCGGCGTCGGCGAAGGAGACGCCGAGCTCGCCGGCCAGCGCTGGCACGAGGGTCACCCCGCCCGCGTCGACGAGGCGGTTCGTCGCGACCAGCGCCGTGATCTCGCGCCGCAGCGGGTGCTCGCCGATCGCCGCCGGCCACTCGGCCCGGAAGCGCGGCGGGAAGTAGCCCTGCAGCA
The DNA window shown above is from Deltaproteobacteria bacterium and carries:
- a CDS encoding serine hydrolase; translation: MQGPMHEAPRCRIRAATALLATALLLAAGTGTAHAQGMRRSVRLHPKPAAALPAPAPAAAAPVLPAPPAPATPAVDGGLGTAALLSDLTQPAPGDLFQPKPGRWDPAPLWSYLDPVLEDGLADALRQLGLQWAIDQHKLGVALVDITDVRQPRVASINGDTMLYAASLPKICVMLAIYQKAAEGRLQIDDETYVEMLRMIRRSSNADSTTLMHKVGKDYIARVMLSPRYRLYDPFHNGGLWAGKDYAAVGAWRRDPMYNLSHAATAMQVARFYYLLQTGRLVSPQASEEMKTILRHSASDHKFLRGIRAIRPDALVYRKAGTWGEAHADGALIERRDGATYIAVGLAEDPMGGEWLKQIIIQMDRLIDDQPYQQRVRRTRLPSEAPLSVSAGG